The nucleotide window AAAGCTGTTTCACAAGCTTTTAAAGCCTGTTGCATGGAAATCCCCAGAGGGTAAGAGCACTGAGAGCtgcaataaatatatttttagtgTCAGGGAAGGGACCTCTCCAGCCGTGGGATAACAGCTGTACAATTTCAAAATTCCTCCTGACAAAGATGCAGCCAATTctaggttgttgggtttttttaaagcttcAAGTGCCATCCTCCAATCTCTTGTTCCCTCTTTGtgattttaaatatacattttgaagcaCAGGTATAACTCCACTCATGTCGGTTTGATCTGAATTTAAGAGTAACTCCACTTCTCTCCTCCTGGATAGGCAGTATTCTTGACACTTTCTGAGGATTCACACAACTGTCACCAGTTTCTAGAGAAACCTTCTCTATCTTCCAGATCTGGATTGAGTCCTCTCGCCAGCTGGTAGAGAAAAGAGTTGCACCAtgcttctgtttttttccccagtctcCCACTTTTTATGCTTTTGAAAGGCGATTAAAGAATGTCTGAATGATCAGCCTGCCCTCCCATCTCATGCCCAGGGGCTAAGAACACATGCCACCTCCCAGTTCTGTTCTCTGGCTGAGACaagcagcattcctcctccccttccctgcaggaCTTTAGTTTGCTTTAGGAGAGGAGCGTGTGTGGGAAGAACAAACCCATTGAGAAAGAGAGCGAGttctgggtgggtttttttaagtttgtttGTTAAAAGAATCCGACATGGGGAAAGAAGTAGTGCAACTGCTGGAGAACATGGGAGCAGCCCAGAGTCAGATCACGCACGCACAGGGTCAAGTACAGTGTGGGACCCAGCAACGGACAATGTGGGAATCCTGCCATTCCCTTTCTGTGTGAATACTACGAGGGGAAAAGAGATTGTACTCACATGTGACACACACTACTAcaacttacattttcaaagcatacAGCTGGTGCCTTCAGATGAGGGCTTACAGCAGCATGCTAGATCCATGGATCAGCTaatatttgaaacaaacaaaGGCCTTTTGGTGGTGTGTCAGGTTCTTACTGCGCTTCAGTTTTTTCTCTCAAAATAGCTGGGTGGATTTATTGCCGAAAGCACTGGCGTGAGGGGTAGAGTGACATGTTGACCACAGAGCTCTGCCAGACCACAGTGTGTCCTGTTATTCAGAGTCCTTGATCTTTCTTCAGCTGAGGCTGCCAGCCATGCTGAATCGGTTATTTTGTGAAAGGCACAACTGTCAGCGTTGCTCAGCTTGGTTATGGATCCCGTCTCAGTTGATCAGCgttgggttggcaatactgacttCCCTGTGACTGCCATCAAAGGCGTGTtgtgcagcctgagctctgataCTGAGCTAATGGTGCCCTTTCTCTGAGACCCTCATCTAAGCTCTATGACATTGGGCGACTAGCACAGTATCCTAGAGCTCTGTGATACCGGGCAGTTGTACTGTACTTGCACTCAGCTAGGGAGCAAGCAACACTACACTACAGGGATCCCCAGTAGCTATTTCTGCCTCTGGCAGTGCACAGAGATAAAGTTAGAGCAGCAGCTCTGGGTGTTTCAGTTCCCTGCGGGCGGAGGGGCAGAGCAGGACGGTTGCTTCCTCTATGCTTTGACAAGCAGGCTCATAACCATGAGTGAGTATTTGtaaggcagagaagggaattgcTGATCGGCTTTATGTGTTGGGAGCTGACCGGTGCTGCTGGCACCCACCCTTCGCCGCGCAAGAGTGGATAGGATAGATTAGAAGGGCTCCTTGTCCAGGTCCAACATCACTCTGGCCTTCACTGGGTTGAGGGAAACGGGCTCAGCACTGCAGTTCAGTGATGCTTCTGATAAGCACGTTGCAGCAAGCTGGAGTATTCCCTGAAAGGCTTTACTTCCCCCATACCGTCCATGGAGATGAGCATTGGGAAGTTACAGGGGCTTGTACCAGTTACACTGTTGTAATCCTCCTCTCCTCTGCTTTCCAGGTACAATGGTTTGGTGACCAGCTCGCGAGCCAAAGGTATCATTGCCATCTGCTGGGTCTTATCCTTCATCATCGGCCTGACGCCCATGCTGGGCTGGAACAAATGCTCCCAGAGGGAAGCTCAGGACACCAATAACGCCTCGCTCAGCAACTGCAGTAAAAGCATGGTAGCTTGTCTCTTCGAGACAGTGGTCACCATGGAGTACATGGTCTACTACAATTTCTTTGCCTGTGTGTTGGTGCCCCTCCTCCTCATGTTTGGCATCTACCTGAAGATCTTTCTGGCAGCCAGGCGGCAGCTCAAACAGATGGAGAACAAGATGGTACATGGGGAACGCTCACGCTCTACTTTGCAGAAGGAAGTCCATGCGGCCAAGTCTTTGGCCATCATCGTTGGGTTGTTTGCCGTCTGTTGGCTTCCACTCCACATTATAAACTGCTTCACACTCTTTTGCCCGGGTTGTGCCCGTCCTCCGCTCTGGCTGATGTACCTGGCCATTATCCTGTCTCATGCCAACTCCGTAGTGAACCCATTGATTTATGCCTACCGGATCAGGGAATTCCGACTCACCTTCCGTAAAATTCTCAGGCAGCATATTGTAGGCAAGAAGCAGTTCAAGACTGGTACTGCCAGTACTAGGACTTCCACTTATGGTGGGGATGGAGAGAATGCCAGCATTAGGATCAGTGAGTACGCTCTGAACATATATGCCAATGGGGAGTTGGGTGCTATCCACAAAGATACTGACATCCAGGACTTGAGTAAATGCAAGGCAGGTTTGGAATGGCACCACAATGGGAATTCACTAGACATGGAGATAAATGGGCATCTCCCACATTCCTGCAAAAATGGGGATCTTTCAGATGCATGCGGGAACATGGAACTTCTTACTGAAGAGCTAATTGGCACACGTGTCTCTTACTCTGAACTGGAGAATTCAACCTTGGCAGCAGCTGACATTTCCTGATGACTCTCACAACGTCTTCCCACTGGAATGAAatctgttgggtttttgtttgtttgtttgtttttttctgttggcTGCCTCTGTTATGGCAGAAAGGGAGGATGAGGGGAAAAGTGGAGTGAGGCCAGGTCACTATCAGGTCACTATCCCTACCCAGGACTGATGAGAAGATCCAAAGAACTAGACTGGAGAAAGATTGAGAGGCACCGTTTTGAACAAAGGAAGAGGAGGGACACTATAGCTATCAAAGGCCCAActcagagacacagagagaagaGAGCAAAGGTCAAATCTGACATCTGAATTTTAACTCTGCTCCAGCAGGGTGTGTTATGACATTATGCTGTACTGTGTATCTGTGGTTGTTCATCAGTTTAGTGTCTTTACCAACAGAAATAAAGGTGTGGCTGAAACATTTACTACTTcatgaggaggaagagggggcagggctttTAACACTGTGGCCTCTAACAGAAGTAGAGGGTATAGCAGTGCCTACTGGTCAGGAAAGATGCCTATGCTGCTTGGAGAGTGAAGGGATTCACCTGGTGGGAACTTTCAGCATCTTCAACTGTgagattctgttttaaaatcagtttttaaagcTTACTAGTGCAACAGGTTTCCTGATTTTCCACTCACTGCTAGATCAGTTATGAATTATATTCCAGTGAGCTGGAATATGGACAGAAGGTTTTACCTCCTGTGTTCCATGGAGATGGGCCGCTAGGAAGTTACTTGTGCGTAAGGAGCTATTATGTTGTCAGTTATGAATGTATACAAGAGAGGGTGGCTCTATCCAAGCCTACAGTGTCCAGCTATGTCCTGGCACATTGAAGCAAACTGGTAACTGTATTTCAGACCCTTCCATTTCACCAAAAGAACAAAGAGTATATATGATGATTTGATAGTTTTATTATGGGACAATGGCAGGTGTCTGTGTGCTGTGGGTAacagcagagcaggggcagggctgtgtgggaaGGGCTGATCAGGTAGTGATGGCAGGTTTTGTGAATTGCTGGCAGATGTGTTGGTAGCAGTGAGAGATGACCACAGGCTGGTACTAGGTCCATATTTGCAATGTCTTTGTGGCTGGTTCTTTCCTCTGTCTATCTTTGTATCTCTGCACCTGTGTACGCAGAATGGCCATTCATTCCACAGCCTTAGTTACGTTTTCTCTAGAATTCCTCTTTTTGGTGAACTTTAATTTCTCATCTTTCCTGAAagtaaaaataacttttaaaactgAACTTGGTTTTAAAGTCTGGAATTCATATGAGCCCAAGTTCATTAAAACCTTTTTTTCTATATTGTTTCAAACAACTCCTGGAATCTGGTTAACCGTGAAGCCCTGTGTTTCTGTAGCATGTGGGTGTGCATTACAAATGAGTGCACATGCATATGTGTGCACCGGTAGAAGTGGGGGCATGTGAGTGCAgtttgagagagaaagaagcttgTGTGTCAGAGAACTGGAAAACAACCACCAGTGCAGCCCTCCCCGATCTGTGTAGACACAGCATTAGCCTTGCCTGCCTTTCTGATAGACCGCGATCTAATCTGTCTCTAATACAGGGTACATGACGGTGTGGTGTGTTACAAAGGGGTTTTACATGTGTTTGGAATGGCCCCTTACTTGTAACTGGTGAAGCCACTCATCCTAAAGGAGGCCAATACAATCTTTATCCAAGCCCAATCAGCTTGTATGCTGCATCTGCCATGTATGGTTACATAAAAAAAACCGATTCCAAAGCTCACCTAAAATAGCTATTACTGTAACACTGGTGTGGAAAAAGGTCTAGCACAGGGCCTTCTGGGGCTAGAGGCAGGTGTCGTCTGTCCCATTGGAAAGCTAGGAATCTCCCCTTTCCAGTGATCCATTCTTTGACCTTGAAGCATTTATATATCGCCACTCAATCCTGTCTCTGGTCCAGGTCTGAGCGTTGGCCATCCCAGACCTCAGATCAGGGTAACTTTTTTTGAGGGGAGAGATTCTGAAatttggggggaagagaaggaaaccCAATGCTTATTCTTATTCATTCCGTATTGACAAGCTATTTAAAGGGAATTTCCTTTCCGTTGTGCTCCCTGGGTGAATGGGGATTGGGGGTTTTATTACTCTTGATCTTCCCTGGTGGAATATATTCCTCTATGCTATGTGGGGGATTGTGCATCTCCAACCTTCTGTAACCTTCCAGCAGTGGAGGAATACATGAAGGGCTTTGATCTTTTCAGAACTCTGTTAGGCGCTGAAATGCTGCTAAGAATAACACAAGATGACATCCTGCCTCCATAGCATAACAATTAGGTCCACACAGAAGCGGAGCAGGGAAGGAAGTGTGGGAAAATATCAGCATTGCTCATGTGCTGGCGCACACAAGTGCAGATAGTGTGTGCTGTCACGTTCTGGTGGCTGTAACACAGGGATCTGCCTGGTGCTATATTACATCAAACTTTACAAGAACCAACACAGGCTGGCTGCCTTCCACTACTCCCCGAGCTTCCTCACACCCAAACGTGCAGTTTGGTTACTACAAGGACAGAGTTGATCTATGTGGGTTTAACAAACTTGGGAGGGTCCCACTGGAAAACTCTCCAGCCTAACTGGGTTGTCATATAAGCTCACTTGGTCTTCAGCAGTCTCGGAATTGGCTCCAGTATTGCTGTTCAGGGCATTCAACCAGCTGCGTCAAATGCGCTTTCATTAACATCCAGACCTGAAAGGAAATGGGGTCTCTGTAGCCCCCAAAAGCTGAAGGGAAGCTGAGGCTGGGATTGATTCACGGGTTGTGGGCAGGACTAGGGGAGCTTGCACTAGATCGGCATCCCTTCCCCAGGCAGAGGGCAGCTCAGCTTGTAAGGATTTAGAGATGATGCAagctccccagggcagggaccatcttttgttCCGGGTTCGTACAGCGCCTACCACAATGggttcctggtccatgattggggcttGTAGGTGCTATGATCGTCATCATCCAGGAAAGATGACTAGGGGATGACATGGAGCCCATCAGATTACACCCGGCCGTCTTTCGGCTGATACGTGTTAGAGAGAGACCTTTGGGATATCTTGCTGGGGAAATGTCAGACAAGCAGATGAGGGCTGCCATGCTCAAGTGTCCCTGTGCTTACTGGACAATGTTCAGCGGGACATCAATAGCTTTAGGAGCCAGCATTGCTAGCACACAGTGACATTGACAGTAAACGCCACAGACACAGTCTTGGACTCCCTGTCAAGGTGCTGCCAACCCCAAGGGTTGATAAATCCTCAGTCAGGCCCCCAAATActaggagatttttaaaagcagggcaTTTGGAGTTCTGTTTATTTGCCTTCCTCTTTTTGATCCTTTTTAGGGTTCGTGTTTTCAGGTTTGTCTCCATATTTGTGAATTGGAAGTACAGATTTAAATGTGAGactgtgactccaggagctggggctgttgTGAGGCTCTTTGTTTGATTGTGATTGGCAACACTGGGCATCAACACCGTAATCAGACTGTCTGAAAAGATCCAGAGAAGAGGAGTTCTGTGCAAAGTATATGCTTTTCTCTTGACTCTTCTATCTGTCCTTTTCAACTATCTATCTGTTATGCCACTCTTCTCTCAACTACAAAAATCACTGGTCAATACAAAGGTCAAAGATGAtgtgcttctccccctcccacatcctcctCACTTCCTTTGCAGTGGAGAATGTTTAGCTGATGAAACACAGCTGTTCTGAAGAGAAGGGGCCTAGGTGTCCCTCTCCCTACAGAGAGAGATATCTAGCGTCTGATTCTGTGTGAGGAAGATTCCATGAATTTCATCATTCCCAGGAGACTAGTGAATTCCAGAGTTTATTTGCCTTGCACAGTTTTAGATGAGGTTCTGCCTGGTTGCCAGGATTGACTTTATCAAGAGCCATTGTTTGGGCCTTTTAGTTGATAGTGCGCTGTCTGGTTGTGTGTGCGCAATACGTCACAACTTTATTCGGTATAGCATGGTTCAGACAGCCTGTTTCAAAATCCTTTGCAGGTGTGAATAGTACAGTTGCAGAGTTAAATAGCAGAAACCTATGTATCGACAAGACCAAGATGTTTGAATGACAGATAACGTTTGAAAACTGGTGGAAAGAAACAGGAAGAGCTATTTCAGACAATGAGTGTTTACCAACAAAATTGTAATTTGTGCTGGTCAGTAAGTGAATGCTTGTGTTTAGGGACAGGTTTGGAAAAAatagggagattttggagggctcggggtgggggggcagaagtGTGCTGGAGGAttctggggcagtcagggggctggaAGATTTGGGGAGATGCATTGCGGGTTCCGGGGCACACACAGGTGGCCTGGCTATCCTGGATAACCCATGCGTCCCATATTTATGCTTGATTTCCCCAAGCAGGTGTAGCTGATTGTTCCCATCTGGTCATTATGTGGCAGAATAGATTTTCGGGCGGCTCCCCCTTCACAGATGCTGCTCATCTTCTTAGGATGTCCAAAAGTCGCAAAGGCCTTTCTTCTTGATCTGCATCTGATGAgcccttatttaaaaataaataaataacctaaCAATGTTCTACAGGAATGGCTAACCAAATAGCAGCAATGCTACGGAGCAGGGTGTGGTGTCACAGCTGCAGAATACTCCACTGTTCTTTGATAAGGACGCTGCCTAAAGATCAGTCCTCTCCATGGTTACCATTGGCAGGGGAATCAGCCCTGGCACCTCGCTCCAGTGCTGAGTGGAAGAGCTCAAAGGCCTGATTTTGATCTTCCTTTCACCAGCATGAATCAGGAGTAACTAAAATGAAGTTTCACCAGTGGGAAATTGGTGTGAGAAGAGAATCTGGGCCCCAAATGCTTAGAATGCGAGAATCAGGCCTGAACCTGTTTCTTGTACCTCCCAGCCTTACTTTGGAAGCTAGGTTAGTTCAAGCCACAATGTACCAAATTATCCCAGAGCAACTGTTGCATTCACTCCTTGCCTCCTTCCCACTCACAGGAgaatttttcctctttcctctgcTTTTCAGAGCCATCGTCTCCATCTTGTATTACACCTTCCCACTGCCCCATGGGGCAAGGGGACCCAACGCTCCAGTGCCTACGTGGTATCTCTTAcccttttaatttaaatattttataaatgattTATTGGctgctccccctttccctctATCGATGTCTATCACTTAGGAGTGGGAGCAGCGTGGCAGAAGAGGGGGTGGATTCTGCGCATGTGATTATATTTTAAGTGCATTGACCAATGGTTTAGAATGTGATGAGTCATCAGACAGCCAGGCACTGAGGAGCCCGCTGCTGGTGATGCTACTGAGTGTAATGTCTtggttacatttttttaaaatgagcattAAAATAATAACCTATATTTCTAAAGGAGTGTGAGTGCCTTTGTGTCCTGGGGTTGCAGAAGCTGGCCTGCCCTCTGGTTTTGTTTAACAATGTATTATTATTGTGAGCGTTTCTGCTGGGCTCATCTTGGCAGAGCGTTTCCTCTGCCCTCTTCCCATTTCCGGCTCCTTCTGTTAGTCTTTCCCTGAAAATATTAACGTGCTCCAAGATGACAGACCCAGACAGAGGCCAGAAGCCCTTTGCATCCCTGGTTCACTGGGATCTGTTATCCTGGCACCCAGAGGGATAACATTAATGTGCTGTGTAATATCTGTACATTGGTCTGCCTGAGCAGCGCACTGTGGTTTGGCCAAGGTACAAGGTATATGTCATGGCATATGGCAAGTTGTTAAATAGCCAGACACCTGAGTGGGGGAAACACCTGAACCATTATACAACCCTGCTGGCTGTGACTTTAGCATTCACTTCCTGTCTGGCTGGGTGCCCCTATGTTATCAGTGCACCTCATTGCTTTATCAGTACACCTTAGACCTCCTGCCTGCAGTGCCCTTGCTATTCCATTGCTGGATCCCCATATGGCTGTGtcaatgcacctcaatcctgatctgCACCATCCTTGCCTCTCCAGTCCTGGCCCTTTGCTAATGCTGGGAATTCTAGGGAGGGAGAGACCCCTGTTCTGCCTCTCAGGCTGGTGTGAGACAGCGTTGACAGGCTGCAGAAAGAACTGTGTCCACGTCCCCTCCACTGGCAGCCAGGAAGGGGGGGCTTAGTGAAAGTGAATATGATTCATAACTTCAGGGAGCAGGAGGTGATGAAGTGAGCTGGTGTCCCTGTGGACTCAGGGCGAGCAAGGCCTGACCTGCTCAGTCAAGGGtgaaattgaaaatgtttttcatAAACACTGTTTTGTTCTGAAGCATCAAAGAGAGAGAGCTTGGTGGAACAATGGGAGTCTGCCGGAGTACAGCGGGAGTACCTGGAGGAAGAATGGGAGCCTGCCCAAGTACAGCGGGAGTACCTGGAGGAACAATGGCAGTATGTGTCCTGCAGGAAGAAAGCTGAGTCCTTGGGAGAACAAAGGGAGCACCCAGTTTAAAACACTTGCTCAGGAAATCTAACCTTCAAGGCCCACAGCTTGGCTCGTTCATCCAAAGCAGCATAGGCAATGGCAGAAAACAAAGGGACTTCACAGTGCTTTCATTGCAGTCCCGGGCTGAGATTTACCCCCGTAACAGTGTAATATGTTATGTGCTTTGTGAGAGACGATTACCTGCCCTGCGAATGGGGAGGCAAGATGATCTTGAGTGTTTTTTCCATCTCCAACCTCTATGTGCCTAAGATGGTGGTGCTGGTATTAGCCAACAGCCAGCATCCTAAAGCTATCACTAATGCAATTTCCCTGGTTCTTCCCTGGTCTAGGAGCCCATTGATGGTTCTTTTAGGGACTGAACCCATAAAAGTCCAGAGCCTCCTCAGCGCCCCCTGATTTCAGACTGAAGTCTGTGGCAGTTGAAGGGGTTCAGCATGAGaagtgggtgaaatttttcactcACGTAGCTTAATCgctgaaaaatgctgctttaatcgacctgaaactattcatgaatttgaCCCGATTAGTTTTGGTTGAGGAAAACTTTTTCCAGGccagcaaagtgtgtgtgtgtgtccattcccccctccccgcctcccccttTGGAGGACAGAGGTTTGAATCCccgctctggagcagggacttgaacccaatcGTCCCTCCTCCCAGGTGAGCATCCTAGCCCCCAGGCGACAGGTTGTTCTGGGGTGGGctgctctctctctgcctggttcagaggagagatttgaatccacatctcctACCTCTCAGGTAAATGCTTTAATCAGCAGGCTATAGTCATGCTCACTCGCTCTGGCCCACTGAACAGTCAAGTATTTATACAAAGCGGAACAgtttcaataggagagattgagagcaaTGCACCCCAGACTAGCCTGTAGCCTTctccctggggagcagggaagctctgagttcaagtccctgctctggagTGAGGATTAAACCTGGGTCCATACACGGGTTGTTGACCTGGGTCACAGGCCGTGCcattgtgtcttcactgctattgataCGCTAGCGAGATGAAAGCATCCTCAAGGTTTGGAGTGTAGACGTACCTATAATGGGTAGTTAGAGGACCGTATTTTCCCCAGTCCCTTCTTTGACTCCCCTGAGGACCATGTGTGTGCCATGATGGGCACTTAAAATATCTGAGATTCATGTTCTCTCCTCATAAAAcggggggtgggattttcaaaggagagcTTATGGGAGTTAGGCCCGTACTGCTCCTGTTGACCTCCATGCCTAGCTCCCAtatgcttctttgaaaatcccagtttaaaTGTGCAGCTGAGGGGCAAGCCTCACTAGCCTGTAAAGGAAGCAAGCTCAGCACTTTGATGCTACAGGGAAGCAGGACTTCCTTTGAAAGCCAGGACAGACCGACTGAGTTTGAGATCCACAACAGGAGCAGGATGGGATCAGAGGGCTGCAGTGCCAGCCAAGTAGGAACTGTCACTGGTAAGATCCTGCAGGGAAACAGGAAGGGAAGTGCAGCGCAAAATGTCCCGGTGAGAGCTGAGGATGCCCCAGACAGGTACTCCGAGATTCCGGTGAGTTTACATCTGGACTAAGGACTTGCAGCTGCATCCTTTGGGAGGGAACTGGCACTCCCTGGGCTGCAAATGTCTAATGTGTCTGTGTTTGGGTTTTAGGGTGGCGTCAGGCTCTTATACTTACCGTAATCTTATCCAAGAGAAATCTAATGAACCGAGAATTGAGCAGTAAGGATCAGCTATACAAGGAATGAAAAACAAACCCAGACCATTTAAGTGTGAGCTGCACTGATGGTGCCTCTTGAACCCGTGTCCTGTTATTGTTAGTGTGGAACGCAGAGGCCTGGGCCAATGAAAATAAGGAAGGCATCCTGAGAGAGACAGATTTTTATCT belongs to Chrysemys picta bellii isolate R12L10 chromosome 15, ASM1138683v2, whole genome shotgun sequence and includes:
- the ADORA2A gene encoding adenosine receptor A2a translates to MLVYGNENFLSDVIYIILELVIAVLAILGNVLVCWAVYLNSNLQNVTNYFVVSLAAADIAVGVLAIPFAITISTGFCAFFYGCLFIACFVLVLTQSSIFSLLAIAIDRIIAIRIPLRYNGLVTSSRAKGIIAICWVLSFIIGLTPMLGWNKCSQREAQDTNNASLSNCSKSMVACLFETVVTMEYMVYYNFFACVLVPLLLMFGIYLKIFLAARRQLKQMENKMVHGERSRSTLQKEVHAAKSLAIIVGLFAVCWLPLHIINCFTLFCPGCARPPLWLMYLAIILSHANSVVNPLIYAYRIREFRLTFRKILRQHIVGKKQFKTGTASTRTSTYGGDGENASIRISEYALNIYANGELGAIHKDTDIQDLSKCKAGLEWHHNGNSLDMEINGHLPHSCKNGDLSDACGNMELLTEELIGTRVSYSELENSTLAAADIS